From a region of the Apibacter sp. B3706 genome:
- a CDS encoding RNA polymerase sigma factor RpoD/SigA encodes MRQLKITKQVTNRETASLDKYLQEIGKVDLITADEEVDLAQRIKAGDRVALEKLTKANLRFVVSVAKQYQNQGLSLPDLINEGNLGLIKAAKRFDETRGFKFISYAVWWIRQSILQALAEQSRIVRLPLNKIGSINKINKAYAHLEQEHERAPSAAELSEVLDMSEDDIKESMKNSGRHLSMDAPLVEGEDSNLYDVLRSGESPSPDKELMLESLQIEIERSLSTLTQREADLIRLYFGLSGQHPMTLEEIGETFDLTRERVRQIKEKAIRRLKHTSRSKILKSYLGK; translated from the coding sequence TGACAAGTATTTACAAGAAATTGGAAAAGTGGATCTAATTACTGCTGATGAAGAAGTTGATTTGGCACAGCGTATTAAAGCGGGTGACAGGGTGGCTTTGGAAAAATTAACTAAAGCAAACCTGAGGTTTGTTGTTTCTGTGGCTAAACAATACCAAAATCAAGGACTTAGTTTACCTGACTTAATTAATGAAGGAAATTTAGGATTAATTAAAGCGGCTAAACGCTTTGATGAAACCCGAGGTTTCAAATTCATTTCTTATGCTGTTTGGTGGATTCGTCAATCCATACTTCAAGCATTAGCAGAACAATCCAGAATTGTACGTCTGCCCTTAAACAAAATCGGTTCTATTAATAAGATTAATAAAGCATATGCCCATCTTGAACAAGAACATGAAAGGGCACCCTCTGCTGCCGAATTAAGTGAGGTATTGGATATGAGTGAGGACGATATTAAAGAATCCATGAAAAATTCAGGTCGCCACTTATCTATGGATGCTCCTTTAGTGGAAGGGGAAGATTCTAATTTATACGACGTTTTACGTTCGGGTGAATCTCCAAGTCCTGATAAAGAATTGATGTTGGAATCTCTTCAGATTGAAATTGAAAGATCTCTTTCTACCTTAACTCAAAGAGAAGCCGATTTAATCCGTTTATATTTCGGTTTAAGCGGTCAACATCCGATGACCTTAGAAGAAATTGGTGAAACTTTTGACCTTACTCGTGAAAGGGTTAGACAAATAAAAGAAAAAGCTATTCGCCGATTAAAACATACCAGTAGAAGTAAAATTTTAAAATCTTATTTAGGAAAATAA
- a CDS encoding NACHT domain-containing protein — protein MDLSVGAKLIETFKDQLLNLGNNIKDEYLFIYKNGLIDYINNFYEKYSSIKTFIYRDEKVNFYDIYYPIKIQNKKKSIEINDFDEIFENYQYLTIIGNAGSGKSMLTRHIFLLSAENCKHIPIIIELRNLNNCKETIEEYITRIISQNKISPNHKITERILKEGNFIFLLDGYDEIYSENKDKITTDIENFVDRYNKNVFIVTSRPGANAESLTRFDNFEVQSLKGGDIHEFIKMQLSLQENDELERKIIYEINKHENDEYREYLSSPLLLSMFIFTFNNYPELPKQRSKFYWNVFDTLCSKHDSFTKAGGWQHERKSGLKNDELETILKWFSYFSLLEGNYNFDEKYLSDLLKKISTKLSIHIDFDNVLYDLTTSISIIIKDGIEYTFPHKSLQEYFAASLIKSLDNDQKNKIYTERFSKFFDFSSGGNTNFYKLCYELDKVNFLKFFLIPQLKLAFPENKNDKNEIFNIICDKICLNFLFIRNEYEKIESGLIHFSSTKYNDLFFNAPEIDKIMLKFPDILQENFITFLKRYSHNEKRLKYFEKHTFSVKLEDINHMDQQVVDFIKIHGIIDVIYNCYTEIWNYIEKLEQEIEKDEKGISELLDIL, from the coding sequence ATGGATTTATCTGTTGGAGCAAAATTAATTGAGACTTTTAAAGATCAATTATTAAATTTAGGTAACAATATAAAAGATGAATATCTTTTTATCTATAAAAATGGACTTATAGATTATATAAATAATTTTTATGAAAAATATTCATCAATTAAAACATTTATTTATAGAGATGAAAAAGTTAATTTTTATGATATTTATTATCCGATAAAAATTCAAAATAAAAAGAAATCGATTGAGATAAATGATTTTGATGAAATATTTGAAAATTATCAATATTTAACAATAATAGGTAATGCCGGAAGTGGTAAAAGTATGTTAACAAGACATATTTTTCTATTATCAGCAGAAAATTGTAAACATATACCGATTATTATAGAATTGAGAAATCTAAATAATTGTAAAGAAACAATTGAAGAATATATTACTAGAATTATATCACAAAATAAAATATCTCCTAACCATAAAATTACAGAAAGAATTTTAAAAGAAGGTAATTTCATTTTTTTATTAGATGGTTATGATGAAATTTATTCAGAAAATAAAGACAAGATTACAACAGATATTGAAAATTTTGTAGACAGATATAACAAAAATGTATTTATCGTAACCTCACGACCGGGGGCCAATGCGGAATCTCTAACAAGATTTGATAATTTTGAAGTACAATCTTTAAAAGGGGGAGACATACATGAATTTATAAAAATGCAACTAAGTTTACAAGAAAATGATGAGTTAGAAAGAAAAATTATTTATGAAATTAATAAACATGAAAATGATGAGTATAGAGAATATTTATCTAGTCCACTGTTATTATCAATGTTTATTTTCACATTTAATAATTATCCGGAACTCCCTAAACAAAGAAGTAAATTTTATTGGAATGTTTTTGATACGTTGTGTAGTAAGCATGATTCTTTTACTAAAGCAGGGGGATGGCAACATGAACGAAAGTCCGGTTTAAAAAATGATGAATTAGAAACAATATTAAAGTGGTTTTCTTATTTTTCTTTACTTGAAGGAAATTATAATTTTGATGAAAAATATTTAAGTGATTTATTAAAAAAAATTAGTACTAAACTGAGTATACATATTGATTTTGATAATGTTCTGTACGATCTAACCACATCTATTTCAATTATAATAAAAGATGGCATAGAATATACTTTCCCTCATAAATCTTTGCAAGAATATTTTGCAGCATCTTTAATAAAATCTCTTGACAATGATCAAAAAAATAAAATATATACAGAAAGGTTCTCAAAATTTTTTGATTTTAGTAGTGGAGGTAATACAAACTTTTATAAATTATGTTATGAATTAGATAAAGTTAATTTTTTGAAATTTTTTTTAATTCCTCAGTTAAAATTAGCTTTTCCTGAAAATAAAAATGATAAAAATGAAATATTTAATATAATTTGTGATAAGATTTGTTTAAATTTTCTATTTATTAGAAACGAATATGAAAAAATTGAATCTGGATTAATCCATTTTTCATCTACAAAATATAATGATTTATTTTTCAACGCACCTGAAATTGATAAGATAATGTTAAAATTCCCCGATATATTACAAGAAAATTTCATAACATTTTTAAAAAGATATTCTCACAATGAGAAACGACTTAAATATTTTGAAAAGCATACTTTTAGTGTTAAGCTTGAAGATATTAATCACATGGATCAGCAAGTTGTTGACTTTATAAAAATACATGGAATTATAGATGTAATATATAATTGTTATACTGAAATTTGGAACTATATTGAAAAATTAGAACAAGAAATAGAAAAAGACGAAAAAGGAATTTCAGAATTACTTGACATTTTATAA